TGAAGGCGCTGCAAGAGCAGCAAGAACCATATGAACGAAATCAAATTGATATTGTGATTCATTATGAGTTAAATAGATTAGCGGAAGCAGAAAGGCTACGAAATTTACTTCGAAAGGATGGGAAAAATGCTTGGTTATCTCTATTCTCTAATTTAAGCGATACCTTTCAATTTGCAAGAAAAAATAAAATAGGAACGGTCGTTGAGGCAAAGAATGAATACTTAGTGGAATATGTATGGAATGAGAAATGGGTAGTCCAGAAAGAGGGAGAGGCTTCATGCGTAACATTCAAATTGCGTTAACGAAAGGAAGATTAGAAAAACATGTCATTCCACTTTTTGAGCAGATTGGAATTGATTGTTCCGAGCTCAAAAATAAAGGTCGGAAGCTTGTATTTCAAAGTAAAAATACAAATGTTTCATTTATTTTAGTAAAAGCGGTCGATGTTGCTACTTATGTAGAACATGGGGTAGCTGATATTGGCATCGTTGGAAAAGATATTTTAATGGAAAACGAGAAAGATATTTATGAAATGCTGGATTTAGGAGTGGGGATTTGTAAGTTTTGTGTTGCTTCTATTCCTACGTATAATCCGAAGAGTTACCGGAAGAAAAGAATCGCTACGAAATACCCACATATTACTTCTACTTATTTTCATGATAAGGGAGAGGATGTAGAAATTATTAAAATAGAAGGTTCTGTAGAAATTGCTCCTCTTCTTGGATTGGCAGATGCGATTGTAGATATTGTTGAAACAGGAAAAACATTACAAGAGAATGGACTTATTGTATTTGAGGAAATGCACTTTATATCGGCTCGGATGATCGTAAATAAGGCAGCCTTAAAAACTAAAAAAGACGAAATATTCAGTATTATAAATATGATGGAGCAAGAAATCTTATCAGGGAAATAGGAGGACTTAAAATGGAAATCATTTATGAAGATTTTAAGGAGGCATTATCTAAAATAAAAGTGCTAAGAGAAAACGCTAATATAATAGAAGAAACTGTTCAAAGAAGTGTAAGAAAAATCATTAGAAATGTAAGGGAAGGGAAAGATGAGGCTTTATCTTTCTATACAAAAAAGTTTGATGGTGTAGAGATGAAAGATTTTCGTGTAAGTGAAGAAGAAATACAGCAAGCGAGTATGTTTGTAGAGAATTCATTTTTAGAAGCTTTAAAAGAGGCGAAGAAAAACATTGTTTCGTATCACGAAAAGCAAAAGAAGTACTCAATATTCGATTGTGAAAGTAAAGGCATAATTAGAGGGCAGCTCATTCGGCAGTTAGAAAATGTAGGTGTATATGTACCGGGTGGGACAGCCTCATATCCTTCTTCAGTATTAATGAATGTATTGCCGGCGAAACTCGCAGGTGTGAAAAAGATTGTAATGGTAACACCGCCGAGTAAAGGAGGAATTAATCCTCACATATTAGCTGCTGCAAATCTTGCGGGGGTAGATGAAATTTATACGATTGGTGGCGCGCAAGCAATTGCTGCTTTAGCATACGGGACGGAATCGATTCCGAAAGTGGATAAAATAGTTGGACCGGGAAATTTGTACGTCGCTCTAGCGAAACGAGAAGTATACGGAATAGTAAATATCGATATGATTGCTGGTCCATCAGAAATTGTAGTTGTCGCGGATGAAACAGGTAATGCAAAATATATCGCAGCGGATTTATTATCGCAAGCGGAGCATGATGAGAGAGCAACGGCGATTTGTATTACAACGAATATGGAACTAGCTAAAGAAGTAGAAAAAGAGGTAGAAAGACAGTTAGAAACGTTGCCAAGAAGTGAAATTGCACGTGAATCGATAAATAGAAATGGAGCCATCTTTATCGTTCCTTCTTTAAAGGAGGCACTAAAGTTATCAAATGAAATTGCTCCAGAACATTTAGAGTTACATATAAAAGAACCAATGAATGCTCTAGATTATGTGAAACATGCAGGCTCTATTTTCCTTGGGCCATATGCACCTGAACCGCTCGGGGATTATTTGGCGGGACCGAATCATGTATTACCAACGAGCGGAACGGCAAGATTTTTTTCTCCGTTATCAGTCGATGATTTCGTGAAAAAATCAAGTTTTATTTCTTATACAGAGGAAGCATTAAAAAATGTACAGCATCATATTGTAGAGCTTGCAAATAAAGAAGGGTTACATGCACATGCGAGAGCAATCCAAATAAGGTTTGAGGAGGAAAAATAATGCGTCAGTCCAGTCAAGTACGTGAGACGACAGAAACAAAAATTAAATTAAATTTGCAGCTTGATGAAAGTACGAGTGTATCTATTCAAACGGGGGTTGGTTTTTTCGATCATATGCTGACTTTATTTGCTAGACATGGAAGATTTGGATTGCAAGTTGAAGCAGAAGGTGATGTATTTGTCGATGCACATCACACCGTTGAAGATGTTGGAATTGTACTCGGAAATTGCTTGAAAGGAGCATTGCAAAACAAAGAGGGAATTAATCGTTACGGTTCTGCGTATGTACCGATGGATGAATCTTTAGGATTTGTCGCAATTGATATAAGTGGACGCTCATATTGTGTATTTCAAGGGGAATTAACAAATCCGAAGCTCGGGGATTTTGATACAGAATTGACGGAAGAATTTTTTAGAGCAGTCGCACATGCTGCCAATATTACATTACATGCGCGCGTTCTATACGGAAGTAATACACATCACAAAATTGAAGCATTATTTAAAGCTTTTGGTAGAGCGCTTAGAGAAGCGGTCGAAAAAAATGCCAACATTACTGGTGTAAATTCAACGAAAGGGATGTTGTAATTGATTGCCATTATAGATTATGGAATGGGGAATATTCGCAGTGTAGAGCAAGCATTAAAATATATTGGGGCAGAGTACATTGTAACGAGTGATAAAGAAGAGATATTGAGAAGCGATGGCGTGATTCTACCGGGAGTAGGTGCATTTCCGAAAGCGATGGATGTATTAGAAGAAAGAGATTTAGTGTGTGTACTAAAAGAAGTTTGTGACATAGGAAAACCACTCCTCGGTATATGTTTGGGCATGCAACTTTTATTTGAACGAAGTGAGGAACTAAAAGATTGTAGCGGGTTAGGTTTACTACCAGGTGAAATTCGTAAGTTAAAAGTTTCGTATAAAATTCCTCATATGGGATGGAATGAATTAAGGAAGGAAAGAGAATTTTCGCTTTGGAATGGATTAGTGGATGGTTCTTTCGTGTATTATGTTCACTCATATTACGCGGATTGTCCAGATGAAATTGTATGCGGAGTAAGTGATTATGGAATGCAAGTACCAGGGTTTGTCGCGAAAGGAAATGTATTTGGTGCACAGTTTCATCCAGAAAAAAGTGGCGAAATTGGCATGCAAATATTAAAAAATTTTCAAGGAGTGGTAGAAGCATGGAAATCTTCCCAGCTATCGATTTAAAAGAAGGGCGATGCGTTAGACTTTATCAAGGAGAGTTTAGTAAAGAAACGGTGATGAATGAAGATCCGGTAGCGCAGGCGATCATATTTGAAAAGCTTGGAGCGGAAATACTACACATTGTTGATTTAGATGGTGCAATTGCTGGCGAGTCGTTAAATTTGCCCGTCATTGAAAAAATCTGCAAGGCGGTACGTATTCCTGTGCAAGTGGGAGGAGGAATTCGTTCACTTAAAGCGGTGGAGAAGTTATTGTCAGCAGGTGTAGAAAAAGTGATTTTAGGAACAGCAGCTCTTTATAATAAGTCATTTTTAGAGGAAGCAGTTCGTCTATATAAAGAGAAAATCATTGTTGGAATTGATGCGAAAAATGGTTTCGTAGCAACGAGAGGTTGGCTTGATCTGTCTGAAATTTCTTACGTTAGTTTAGCGAAACAAATGGAAAGTTTAGGTGTTCAAACGATTGTGTTTACAGACATTTCGAAAGACGGAACGCTTGCAGGTCCAAATTTTGAACAATTAGCGATACTTCAAAAAAGTGTGGGCATTCGTCTCATCGCCTCTGGAGGAGTGGCATCTATTCAAGATGTGAAAAAGTTAAATGATATGAATATATATGGTGTCATAATTGGAAAGGCGCTTTACGAAAAAACGATTGATTTAGAAGAAGTGTTACAGGTAACGAAGTTATGTTAGCGAAACGAATTATTCCATGTCTAGATGTGAAAGAAGGGAGAGTCGTAAAGGGTGTAAATTTTATAGGATTACAAGATGTCGGTGATCCGGTTGAAATAGCTGAAGCATATAACGAGGCAGGGGCAGATGAAATCGTATTTTTAGATATTACGGCGACTCATGAAGGAAGAAAAACGATTATAGATGTTGTAGAAAAAACAGCAGCTAAAGTATTTATTCCTCTTACGGTTGGCGGGGGGATTTCAAGTGTGAAAGATATGTACAATTTACTAAGAGCTGGAGCAGACAAAGTTTCAATAAACTCAGCGGCAGTGCGAAACCCGAAGTTAATAGAAGAAGGGGCAGAACACTTTGGATCACAATGTATTGTCGTGGCAATTGATGCTAGAAAAGTAGCAGAAGGTAAATGGAACGTATATGTCGACGGCGGAAGAGTTGACACAGGAATGGATGCCATAGAATGGGCGAAGCGTGTTGTTAAACTTGGAGCAGGTGAAATTTTGTTAACGAGTATGGATGCAGATGGAACGAAAAGCGGATATGACCTTCGTTTAACAGAAGAAATTTCAAAAAGTGTTTCCATTCCAGTCATCGCATCAGGGGGCTGTGGTCATACGGATCACATTATAGAAGTTTTTCAAAAGACAACAGTTGATGCAGCGTTAGCGGCATCCATCTTTCATTATGGTGAGGCGACAGTGCAGAGTGTAAAGCGAAAATTAAGAGATGCAAATGTTGAGGTGCGGTTATGAAACCTAATTTTTCAAAAGGATTAATACCAGCAATTGTCATCGAAGAAGGTACGAAAGAAGTTTTAATGCTAGCTTATATGAATGAAGAAGCATATGAAAAAACGTTAGAGACGAAAAGAACATGGTTTTATTCTCGTTCGAGGCAGTCGTTATGGAATAAGGGGGAAACATCAGGGAATGTTCAATATGTGCAATCTTTATATTTAGATTGTGATCAAGATTCAATTGTTGTGAATGTGAAACAAGTAGGACCTGCTTGTCATACGGGAGAGAAGACATGTTTTCACTATCAAATTCTATAGGGGGATACATATGGAAAATGCCTTTAAGTTGCTGTATAAAACAATTGAAGAACGAAAGGAAAGCCCACTTCCTGAATCGTATACAAATTATTTATTTTCAAAAGGAGAAGATAAAATTTTAAAGAAAATTGGTGAAGAATGTGCTGAAGTAATTATCGCATGTAAAAATAATGATAAAGAAGAAGTAGTGAAAGAAATGGTTGATGTATTTTATCACTGTTTCGTTTTATTAGCTGAAAAAAATATTACATTGGAAGATGTCATGCGAGAGGTGAAAGAACGAAATGGAAAGCTTTCGAGAGTTGGGGATAGAAGGGAAATAGATACATTATAAGGGGGAATGTATATGAAAGTAGATTATCATCTTCACTTAGAAGAAGGACCGTATTCAATAGGATGGCTTGCTAAAATAAATGAAGCGCTGGAATGTTATGAACCGCTTCAAGAAAGGCATTCTATTGATTGGCTTATGAAAACACAAGAGCGTTTGCAAAAGCGTGTGAAGGAAGGGCCATTTACAACAGAATGGATGGACCTCTATTTAGAAGAAGCTGTGCGAAAAGGTATAACAGAAGTTGGGATTGTTGATCATTTATATCGTTTTCATGAAGCGAAAGGATATTATGAAAAATATGTAGATATTAGTGATTCTAAGCTCGGTCGTATACAGAAGGAATGGTTAGATCAAGTAAGGGTAGTTTCACTGTATGATTTTACAAAGGTCATTGAAGAGGCGAAAGAACGATGGAGTAAAAGAGGTGTCACACTTAAACTTGGAATTGAAGCGGATTATTTTATTGGTTGTGAAGGAGAGTTAAAAGAATTATTAGCGCTAGGAGACTTTGATTATATAATTGGTTCCGTTCATTTTCTAAATGGCTGGGGATTCGATAATCCAGATACGAAAGAATATTTTGAGAAGCATGACCTACGCGCATTATATGATATGTTTTTTAAAACAGTTGAGAGTGCGATTCGTACTGAGTTATTTGATATTATCGCTCATCTTGATAATATAAAGGTATTTAATTATCGATTGGATGAGAATGAACAGCTTTCTTATTATGAGGAAATTGCCTGTGCGTTAGTAGAAACGAATACGGCAACAGAAATAAATGCAGGATTATACTATCGCTATCCTGTTCGTGAAATGTGCCCAAGTCCACTATATTTACAAGTATTAGCTAAGTATGGTGTTCCAATTACGATTTCTTCGGATGCCCATTATCCAAATGATTTAGGGAATTATGTACAAGAAAATGTACAAACATTACTAGCTCACGGTGTTACTCAGGTTGCAACATTTACGAAGCGAGCAAGAGTAATGAGGTCGCTTGAAGAAGAAGTAACAAATTCAAAATGAAACGCAATTTTTTGATGAAAACCGTCCTTTTTGTTCAAAATAAGAAAGAATGAAAAGGAGGGTAAGAAATGGCGAAACAACAAAATAAACAAAATGTACAAGGTACACAGCAACAAGCTTATACTTCTGAAACGAATGCTGCATCTCAATCGGTTATTGAGGAGCAAATTAGCGATACGGTTGCAGAAGGAACTATTGATGTGAAGCTTGGAAAAGAATCGCAGGAAAAAGCGTAAGAAAAGGGGAGAGTTACATCTCCTCTTTTTTCATGGAAAAGTGTCGATTTTTAAAACTATAATCAAATTCCTTGGTTTTTATATGTGGATTTCTTACAATGAAATATAAGAGATATCTTATTTTCTATAGAAGAGGTGTTAGTAGTGGCAAAAATATTAGTAGCAGGAAAAATTCCGGAAATTGGATTAGAACTATTAAAAGATCATGATGTAGAAATGTACGATAAAGAGGAGTTAATTTCTATAGATGAATTAACAGAGCGTGTAAAAGATAAAGATGCATTGTTAAGTTTACTTTCGACAAAGGTGCCAAAAGAAGTTATTGATGCAGCACCTCATTTAAAGATTGTTGCAAACTATGGTGCTGGTTACGACAATATTGATTACACGTATGCGGGTGAAAAAGGAATTGCAGTTACGAATACACCGAAAGTATCAACGGAAGCGACTGCAGAATTAACATTTGCACTTCTTTTAGCAGCGGCGCGTAGAATTCCTGAAGGGGATACGTTATGTCGTACGACTGGATTTAACGGATGGGCACCGTTATTTTTCTTAGGACGAGAAGTCCATGGTAAGACAATCGGAATTATAGGTCTTGGAGAAATCGGGAAGGCTGTTGCAAAACGTGCGAAAGCATTTGGAATGGATGTTTTATATACAGGGCCAAATCGTAAGTTTGAAGCTGAAAGTGAACTGGGAGCAACGTATGTGACGTTGGAAGAATTATTACAAACAGCAGACTTTATTACAATTAACTGTGCTTATAATCCAAAATTACATCATATGATTGATGAAGAGCAGTTTAAAATGATGAAGAAAACAGCGTATATTGTAAATGCTTCACGTGGACCAATTATGAATGAAGCAGCACTTGCTCATGCATTAAAAACGAATGAAATTGAAGGAGCAGCTCTTGACGTGTTTGAATTTGAACCGAAAATTACAGAAGAGCTAAAAGAATTAAAGAATGTAGTACTTGCTCCACACGTAGGGAATGCAACATTTGAAACTCGTGATGCGATGGCTGAAATGGCTGTCAGAAATATTTTAGCTATATTAAACGGCGAAGAGCCAGTAACACCTGTAAATCAAAAGGTATTAGTTACAAAATAAAAAGAAACCTTCCGGACTCGGAAGGTTTTCTTATTTTTCTTTATTCGCTTTTTTAGACGGTCTTTGTCTAATGAATTGAGATAACATGTACAAAATATATAGTGGAATGGCAATGAATAAGAAAACAGAAAAATTTCCAAATCCTGTTTGATACATTGTAATAATGATTCCAACTAAAAATAGTGTAATAATGATGCTATATCGTGGAATTGGTACATCTTTTAAACTTGGGATACGAATGCGGCTCACCATTAAAAATGCGAACGTTACAAATACGGTAATAAGAACGATTTTTGGAATGGTATGTGAAAATAATGTTAAGAAAGCAACAAGCCCTCCCGCTGCTGTAATCGGTACTCCAGTGAAATATTTCATTGAAGTAGAAGATGGTGTTACATTAAATCGTGCTAAACGATATGCTCCGAAAAGAGGGAATAATCCCGCTATGTATAATCCGATGATTCCGTAGTTTGAGAAAGATGTGTAATACATTAAAACAGCTGGTGCTGCACCAAATGTTACGACATCTGCAAGCGAGTCGAGCTCTTTTCCCATTTGTGAATCAACACGTAATAAACGAGCAACACGACCATCAAGACTATCTAACATCATCCCGATAAGTACTAAAATAGCAGCTGATTTATAATATCCTAAAGATGCATAGCCGATTGATAAAAATCCGCTATATAAATTTCCGAGCGTAAATAAGTTTGGAATAGCTGCTCTATACAAAATCTGATCCCTTGCTTTCTGTAATAAATTCTTAATTAGTGTATGAAAGTTTACTTATTTTATCATACCATAAATTTATTCCTCATACGAAAGAAATTACCAATTTGTGAAAGATTTCATAGAAGGATGGTTTGAAAATTAAGTGAAAATAAAAAGAGGAAGCAACTTGTATAAAGTTGCTTCCTTTACTATTCAAATTTCGTTGTCATCGTTCCGGTTTTATATCGATTATTAGGATCGAAGCGTAACAAATCTCCATAAATTAATTTATCGGAGAGTTTTAATTCTGTTTTTGCTTTTTCAATATACGGCTGACATAGCGCCATGTCAGCTTCTTCACCTGTACTTCTTTTGTAGCACATATTTTTTGTATAAACATACTCTTCAGAAACAAAGCTACCATCACGCATTACCATAAGCGGATCTTTCTCTTTAATAAATAAGTCAGTTCCAAATTCAACGGATTTATTTGTTTTAATACCAAGTAAATGAAAGAGCGTTGGCTTAATATCAATTTGACCGGATACTTTAGAAACAACTTTTCCTTCTTGGCCAGGCACATGAATAATAAGAGGGACTCGTTGTAATTGCATAGAATCGAATGGTGTAATAGTATCTTTTCCTAGGAACTGTGCAATAGCTGCGTTATGGTTTTCGGAAATACCGTAATGATCACCATAGATGACAATAACGGAATTATCATACAATCCTTCTTCTTTTAATTGTTTAATAAATAATTTAAGAGCTTCATCTGTGTAACGAACAGTTGGGAAGTAGCGGTTTACAACACCACTTTCCGAGTTGAATTCATCAACATATTGATCTTCCGGATTTAGAAGAAACGGAAAATGATTTGTTAATGTAATAAATTTTGTATAGAACGGTTGTGGTAAAGATTTTAACTTTGGAATAGATTGTTCAAAGAACTCTTTATCTTTTAATCCCCAACCGACAGACATTTGCTCCGTTCCTGCGTAATCATTTAAATTAAAGTAACGATCATATCCAAGCGCAGGATACATTACATCCCGATTCCAAAACGTTTTATCATTTGAATGGAAGACAGCAGAAGAATATCCGTATTTCTTTAATTGTTCTGGTGTCGCTGTGTATTCATTTGTTGCATGAGTAAAGAATACAGAACCACGATCTAGCGGATAAAGTGAGTTTTCAACGATAAATTCAGCATCAGAAGTTTTACCTTGTCCAGTTTGATGATAGAAGTTATCGAAATAGAAACTATCCTTAATAAATTCATTTAAAAATGGTGTAATTTCTTTTCCATTTATTTTTTTATTAATAACAAAGCTTTGTGTAGATTCCATTGAAATTAAAATTACATTTTTACCTTTTGCAGCTCCAAATAAGTTTTTATCAACTTGTTTGTCTTTTGAGTCTGTATAGTTTTTAATTTCAGAAAACCCATCCCCACTTGCAAATACACGCTCAGCTGAAGACTTGGATTGAAGCGTAATATCAAATAGATGATATGTGTATAAACCTAAATTCTTCACGACAGTTTGACGGTCAAATGAGCGTGAGAACATTTGTGGTTTATAAATAACTGATACAACAATTTGTAGTGCTAATAAAGCTGTTACACCGCTAAAGAAAGTTCGCTTCTCTGAGCGGGAAAGTGGTGTTTTGTCGCCAAATGATGGGAATTTACGCGAAATAAACATTAAAATAATTGCATCTGCAAATAAAAGTAATGTTTTGTACGTAAAGAGTTCTTTTATACTTGTCCCTAAATCAGCCATATTGTTTGTTTGGAATAAAACCGGGAAAGTAACGAAATCGTTATAGAACCCATAAAACATTGCGTTTCCAAATAAAATAAATGACAGTATAAAACTGATTCCAATTATAATTCGGTTTCGGTGCTTAGATGCAAGTAAAGCTAAGCCGAAAAATAAAAGTAACGCAGCTAGTGGATTGATAAAAAGCATGAATTCTTCAAAGAAATTATCAATTTTAATATCAAATGCTAGCTTGTACACAATATATGTTTTAATCCATAGTAAAACGACTGCAACGAGTGCAAATCGCAGTTTTGGAAACAGATGTTGTAGCATAATATACTCCTCTCCTAAAAAGCATGACAGTTCTTGAGAGTCAGTTTGCTTAACGACTCATTTTATATATACGAACAGTCCTTTGTTATTATGATTATTATACTATGAGTATCATTATACGAAAATAAAAGAAGGTTGTGGGCTTTTTTATAATAATCGAGTAGAAAAAGAGTGGTGGGAGACAATAAAACAGAATTTCTATGTATGATAATTATCGTACGCAGAAAGAATCGCGTGATAATACGGAGGTTATAATGCGAAAATTATTATGTTTTATAGCATGCAGTAGTGTTGTACTTTTTACTTCACCGAGTGTGTCGGTAGCCCAATATGATCCACCTCTTATGGAAGATGCACTTTATTCTGTTTTATTTCCAAAAATAAATAAAGCAATTGAAAAACAATATGGAAGTTTGAAACCTTATCAATGTCCTAAAATTATTAGTTTAAAAAAAGTGTATAGCGGTACATATTTATTTCAAGCAAGTATTGAAGTGACAAAGTATGAACGTGTTGCTGGGAAAATTGCTCCACCATTTGAGAAGGTAACGATTACATTTAATAACGAAGAAGGCGAATGGGAAGTGACAAAGATTTCAGTAAAGCGCTTACCAAACGATACCAAACTAAACTGTAAAAAAACAATATAAAAAATTGTTTGACAAATAAAATGGTCCTTTGGTATTGTTAATAGCAACAATTAGATGTTTGAAAATTAAATAGACTTACCTCATCTACTCTCAAAGGTAGAGGCCGCGATAGGAAAGAGTAAGCTATGGGAGATTTAATGGAATCTGTGATCATAGGTTGAAAGGGACTATTGCCGAAATATAAGAATAACCATCTTATTCATATATTGGGACTGCATTGAATAAATGTAGTACTGTCATAAGATTTATTTTATGGAGAGCTATTTGGAGATGTTGATGCGGTTTCTTATTTTGAGGAGATAACAACTCGTTTATTTTTTCAATATATATTTTTCCTAATAAGAAACGCGTGTGAACATTGTTCCGCGCGTTTTTTGTCTATCTAAAAGCGTGCTGCAATGAATAGAAGATTGGGGTTATGAGTTTTAGAGGAAATAAGGGAGGAATTTAAATGTATTTACACGGCACAAGCCGAATTAATGGGCAAGGACACTTAGAAATTGGAGGGTGCGATACGACGCAGCTAGCAAAGCAATACGGAACACCACTTTATGTATACGATGAAGAGTCTATTCGAGGAAAATGCCGAGCGTTTCATCGTGCTTTTAAAGAAAGTGGTTTCTCTTATCAAGTAGCATATGCAAGCAAGGCGTTCTTGTGCATGGAGATGTGCCGAGTAGCTCGTGAAGAGAATATGTCATTAGACGTTGTTTCTGGGGGAGAATTATATACTGCGCTCCAAGCAGGATTTCCAGCATCACGTATTCATTTTCATGGAAATAATAAAACAGAAGAAGAGATAGTGATGGCTCTTCAGGCGAATATTGGTTGTTTTGTCGTAGATAATTTCTTTGAATTAGAAGTTTTACACGATTTAGCGATGCAACATGGAAAATTTGTGAACATATTAATTCGTGTAACGCCTGGAGTAGAGGCGCACACACATGAATATATTACAACAGGCCAAGATGATTCGAAATTTGGATTTGGCGTTTCAAACGGTCAAGCGATGCAGGCAATTGGATTTGCTTTACAAAAATCAAATTATAATGTGCTAGGGATTCATTCACATATCGGATCGCAAATATTTGAAACAGCTGGTTTTGTTCGAGCAATTGAAGTTCTTCGCCAATTTTTAGAAGAAGTGAGAGAGCAAACAAACTATGTAGTAAAAGTGCTAAATGTAGGCGGGGGATTTGGAATACGCTACACAGAGTCGGATACACCATTAACTCTTGAGACATATGTGCGAGCTGTAACAAGTGCAGTGAGAGAACAATTTACTGTATGTGAATATCCATTGCCAGAAATATGGATTGAACCAGGCCGTAGCATTGTAGGTGATGCTGGGACAACAATTTATACAGTTGGATCTGTGAAAGATATTCCTGGTATTCGGAAATATGTATCAGTCGATGGTGGAATGACAGATAATTTAAGACCTGCTTTATATAGTGCGCGTTATGAAGCAATGTTAGCGAATCGAGGGAATGATGAGAATGAGGAACTCGTTTCGATTGCTGGGAAATGCTGTGAGAGTGGAGATATGTTGATTTGGGATATTCATTTACCAAAAGTCGCTTCTGCTGATTTACTAGCAGTTTCCTGTACAGGAGCCTACGGGTATTCGATGGCGAATAATTACAATCGGATTCGAAGACCAGCCGTTGTCTTTGCAAAAGGCGGAACATCGCAAGTAGTTGTGGAACGCGAAACATATGAAAATATTATTGGGAACGATCGCATACGTATTAAAGAGCTTGTCTAAATAGGAAAAGGAGTTGTTCGAATGGGCAATTCCTTTTTTATAAAATAAAATAATTAAAATATATCGGAAAACTAGGATTGAAAAAAATCAGAATTGTGATAAAATACAAATACAAAGCTTATCAAGAGAAGCGGAGGGAACTGGCCCGAAGAAGCTCGGCAACCTGCTTATAGAAAGCAAGGTGCTAAATCCAGCAAAATGGGATCCATTTTGAAAGATAAGGTAAAATATATTACCGAACAGTCTTTTCGAAATGGGAAAGATTTTTTTTATGAATAAAAAGGGGGGGCTGTTCGCGTGAGTTTACGGGAACATTTTGATGAAGTATCCGAGAAGATTGAAGCGATGCTTGCTGATATGAAATATGGTTCAATTACAATTGTTGTGCAAGATGGAAAAGTAATTCAGTTAGAGAAAAGTGAAAAAGTACGTTTAAAGTGAAAAGCGCTGACTAGAAAAACTAGAGGCGGTTTTAA
This genomic interval from Bacillus thuringiensis contains the following:
- the lysA gene encoding diaminopimelate decarboxylase, which gives rise to MYLHGTSRINGQGHLEIGGCDTTQLAKQYGTPLYVYDEESIRGKCRAFHRAFKESGFSYQVAYASKAFLCMEMCRVAREENMSLDVVSGGELYTALQAGFPASRIHFHGNNKTEEEIVMALQANIGCFVVDNFFELEVLHDLAMQHGKFVNILIRVTPGVEAHTHEYITTGQDDSKFGFGVSNGQAMQAIGFALQKSNYNVLGIHSHIGSQIFETAGFVRAIEVLRQFLEEVREQTNYVVKVLNVGGGFGIRYTESDTPLTLETYVRAVTSAVREQFTVCEYPLPEIWIEPGRSIVGDAGTTIYTVGSVKDIPGIRKYVSVDGGMTDNLRPALYSARYEAMLANRGNDENEELVSIAGKCCESGDMLIWDIHLPKVASADLLAVSCTGAYGYSMANNYNRIRRPAVVFAKGGTSQVVVERETYENIIGNDRIRIKELV
- a CDS encoding YezD family protein → MSLREHFDEVSEKIEAMLADMKYGSITIVVQDGKVIQLEKSEKVRLK